The genomic interval GGTCACAATTGCAACTTTGTGGTCGAACAAGCCCGGTCTGAAGACACTACGGGCCGCCATGTTTGTTTGTGTTCCCGCTGCCCGGAACCTTCCGGCGCCCCCTGCTGGGGAGGAAAAAGTACTGCAGCACTTCCGGAATTCTACCAGCCGTATCAAGGTTATTCGGGATTTTAAATCTGTTTATTCCTCTCGCCTTATAGTCAACAATTACATAATATGCAGAAATAGTGTAGACCTACTGTACCAGTTTATATAACGAATTTGTCAAAATACACAAAAAGGTATTTTAGACAAGCaacgaacatttaaaaaaaaaagttaattcagAAACTATATGAAAATGAACAGAAAAATTTGAAATTTGcccctttttgttttagcaatagcTACCATGctatagaaaaaaacaaatatgattaaaaagaggttccgcagcagaacctccaggttctgtaagagCTTCTTCCCTCatgccataagactcttgaatgcatcataataatcccctcaattcaccCCCAAAAATTAGTTCTGTATTGTACAggattttgtatattgtacaggatcttatttttattggatagtagtctatttatttcaattcttaagttttatctttattacttcttgtaatttatttgtattcccactaccgcaccttaaattggagtccttaatctcgttatatgcaaatatgacaataaagtccattctattctattcaaaaACGGATTAAGTAgctggattataaagacaatataacatacatccataaatgtggatgcatatacaaaagtgcaatatatttatctgtacagtaatctatatctgcaccttattgctcttttatcctgcaccacaacaagctaatgcaacaaactttcgttcttatctgtactgtaaagttcacatttgaatgacaataaaatgaaGTCCAAGTCcctaaatgtaaaatgtttaaaTTGTGCAAACACTGCTTCTTCTAAATCCCACTGGTGATTTCTTTAAAGTCATGTAATGTTGTAATTTGTCATTTTTGCTGCAAACATGTTGAATTCacttgtaataaaataaaaaaaggacacAAAGTTCCACTCCAGACAGCTTTATTGTTGGATGTTGAGGCCATGTCCAGGTTGGTTCATTTATGAAAACTAAGTCCCAAAACCTCCAGTGATTATCTCACGAACTTTACTGGTCCTTCAACTCCTTCAGTCTCCTGATGGCAGACTTGACTGTGACGGCAGATGTTGTGCTGGGGGGAAAACACAACATTACTTCAATGAATACAATAATACATGCAGTTTACTTTGTGTACATGACACTACACTTTTGTTGTTGCAAGGACATAACTATACAACATCAAACATTCAAAAAGGGTCCTCCTTATTCCTCCCCACTTACATAGCTGCGTGCAATCTAACCATGCAACTACATTGAAGGAATGCTTTACTGTCATTTTGTGAATAAGTCAAAAGGCAGTTTTGCTCAACTTCAAAACATTTATcaagatcaggggtgtctaaagagCGGctcgcaattttttttaattcttaaaatacaaagaaaaaaaaagtgtgatgaaagagcaaacagctgtgatgtaatgagaaaaagttgaaatgttggcACTGAATGTCTGAGTGATATCAgccgataccaatcacatgttttaactgtaaatctttcCATTTATTTTTTGTGAGTGCTATCTATAGattaacaatatcagcacaatatttcaaccagtttatttttattttgttgcatTCAGTTTGAGCAAtacagtcaatagtacacaataactgaaCAAAACCAAGAACTACCATATATACAATTCATTAAAATCCTTTTTGTGTTCAAGGACTTATCTGAATTtgtaaactaacaaaaaaaatcaatctaATCATTTTAGTATCAATCATACTCCTTTTTACCCTTGATGACACGACCAATTTGTAGATCGACCCTCTGACTGTCATGTACTGACTGCAACTatactgacacaccaacagttatgTTATCCTCTCTCAACTTATCTACttcttcatttcctgttaatagctgATTACTTTTCATcagcacttcttaaactttactaagcacttagttTTTCTGTTTTAGACAGTTTAGCGTGTAGTTTAACAACTCCTGCTTGTTCTCGGTTTAGCATGCTGAGCCttgccctccagtgataatgttacctgATAATTAAGCGGCTTATTTTCCGTAATAGAAGTGCTTATCTTAGtgtagcggctccacactgtatgGAGATACACAATCAGCAATTTGGGGgactaaaaaatacaatattagcCAGCGGGTAACAGCTTTTGTGATCGACACTGATAGCCATGAATCAGCAATGGCGATCGTGTACATTTAAGAAAATCATCTGATACTGATGCAAATAAAGCTTACAAGCAGGCTGTTGTGAAAGTgaacaatatcaaaatggccctttcATCCTTTGATTTCCCCATCTGCGGCTCACAGTGGAACATAGATACTTTGAAGATTTATTCTTGCAACAAGACATCTAAAGCTATTCTATTAAAATACTGCACAGGGCaccatcttaaaaaaaaaaaatcacaagtagtaaaaaaacattgaaacgTGTACATGAATGTAGTTGCAGTTGGTGTgttatatggggaaaaaaacaaagaccAAAAGGCATGTATAATTTTTTGCTCCTGGGATTTTGTTTGACCTACAAGACATATCACGTGTGGTTGCTTTTAATTATATGAAGTAAGTGATATTGTAGTGGAGAATTACATTTCATATTAACCTCATATCAAAATTGTTCAGACTAAAATAACTCAATCAGTACCTATAAATATGTTACAATGCAGTGTAAAAACTAGCACACAATTAATACCAGCAACTTAgacttatttttattgtaattaaaatttgaactttacagtacagataagaacaacattttgtggcattagctcgttgtagtgcaggataaaagagcaataaggtgcagatataaataaatagattactgtgcagataaatatattgtacttttgcatatgcatccacgtttatggatgtatgttatattgtctttatattccagctagttaatccgtttttggggggaattgaggggattatcatgatgtgttcaagagtcaCACTTAACTCCCATTCACCAGGAAAAATGCTACTTACTTGTAAGTCCAGGCTCCTCCAGCCACGGTCTTCATGCAGGACCCACAGTGCCAGATGCCCACAGCCCTCCTCTTCATCTTGGTCTGCGTTTAACACATCAGAGGAATCAATACATTTGTCGCAAACATAAAACGATGCAAAGCTCTGACAATCGCCATGCTATCAACTCCGCTGCGTCTAATGATCCTCACACTTTAAAGGCTTACCTTCCCACAGAAAGAGCAGGTATATTTAGCGTGCTGGGAGATTTCTATTTTCTTCACCATCTTCCTCAGCGATGCGCCATAACGCGTGCCATATTTACCAACGATCCCCACCTTCTTGGTGCGCTTGGCCTGTGGAGGAACACACATTACATAcattgaaagaacaaatataaCACACTGGACATCCCAAATTGCTAGTATTAAGTCAAAACATATTTGTGGAAATCGGCTTTTAACCGCTAAATTGTTTGGACTCCGGTAGGCTTCATTGCTTAATgcaccacaatggaaacaagccttttggctttttgtgccatacatttgcctttttaaagcattacatggattcacttctttaagatgtcaataaacttctcaatcttaACAATAATTTAATAAGGAAATACAATCCTACACTTTAACTGTACTTAAGCTAATAcagaactttatttttttttattaaacaacaaacatacaCTTATAATTCACTCcacagtcaaggcactttcaacaagcaaagaaaacaaaagcaaatacagatagagtattaaatattaataaataatacaaaaaatacacaaaaagacctacctaaatcactttaaatgtttttaacaaagatatcaatttaagggcttctgtactcttaatcattctccagtTATTTAAGAACTTAACCATgctggctttttttttatttatttttagaattttataaacctttatttataaactgcaacatttacaaacaatcgagaaataataatcaaaatatgtaaaaaaacagtacaaaacagcgccagggggttgttttttgattgaaacttttattagtacattgcacagtacagtacatattccgtacaattgaccactaaatggtaacacccgaataagtttttaaacttgtttaagtcggggtccacgttaatcaattcatggtaatttagattttaaatgtttttaacaaagatatcaatttaagggcttttattCTCTTACTCATTCTCCAGTTAATGCAGAACTTAACCATGctaacttattttttatttttaaactgcaacatttacaaacaatcgacaaataataatcaaaataagtacaaaaacagcaccagggggggtcgtgaactcaataaagtaactaaaatagaatgcaaaatatatataacaaagttCAGGAAATAATTAAAATTTGGTAAATTTAACATTTAAACCATGCTAACTTGAGCTAGTCAAAACGGACGTCATATTACTGCGACGGCTAGTTAGCCCGGCTAACACGATTCACTCAAACAGCACCAGCATTTGGACATTAAGGGACATGTTGCTACATTTTCGAATAtaacaagttcagtaaataattaaaatttgGTAAACAATTGTAAATTTGAACCATGCTAACTTGAAGCTAGTCAAAACGACAGTGACGTCATATTACTGCGACGGTTAGTTAGCCCGGCTAACCCGATTTACTCAAACAGCACCAGCGTTTGGACATTTTAGGGAAATGTTAAAATATTTAACATTCGAAAATGTATTAAGATATTTAGGACGGCACTGTGTTGCTAACGTAGTAATCTCATAGGGTATTCGTGCCGTTTCGCGCGAAAGGCAGCCATTTTTTTTGTATGTGAGTGACACAGAAACCTATTTCATCTACTGACGGtagtatttaaacaacacatataTACGGCGAGCCAATGTTTAAAATGTCAGGGAGCTCTCGGATACGATATAATATACATTGAAGCCCTGGAATTGATAGATTGACACAGATTCGGCAAGGGACGTTCTGGCTCACCATCGTTTCAGCGGAGACGTCGATCCAAAGAGGAAGTGCACACTGCGCAGGCGCGATTTACCAGCTTTGGGTGCATTGTGGGAATGTGAGTTTAGAAATTGACGTACTAAatcatccatttaaaaaaaacaaaaacatctaactaatgtacatatatgcattgtttcaatcatgtttgtaaaagaacattaaaaaaaaaaagtacgttCTCGTGTTCCTGTTGGTCGGTAACCAAGGGCGCTGTAGTGAATGTGCGCATGCGCGGTGGGGAAATGGCCATCAACATCTCCTCTGCCGAGTTCAAATGTTTGTCCATTTATGTTACAATGCTTCGGTTTGTCCGCGAATAGCCTTCTGCTTGGATGTGCTGTATTTTTAATCAATTTCATATGCAAGTGACGGCGCCTGCCATGAAGCTAACATGCAAGCAGGTTCTCACCGAAGCCAAGGCCCCCGACTTGGAAAGCGTGAGGAAATTGAACTGCTGGTGAGTGCTCAATGAGAAATACTATGACGTATGCAAATGGTCAGGTGACGTCACCAGAAGGTTATGTTTACTTTCTTGCAGGGGATGTAAACTGACCGATGTGAGTATAATAAACACATGTACTTATTTCTGCTTTATAACCAAATTATGAAACCATCCTTGTCCTAAACCATGTATGTTATATCTTTATTTTCCAGATTTCTATTCTATCTCAAATGCCAAATATTGAAGTGCTCACACTAAGGTGGGTTCCATCATTTTCGGACAGATTTATAGGCACAAAATACTAATCCTGGTGTCTCTGCAGCGTCAACAGCATCTCGTCGCTGTCTCCTCTGGCTGGATGCTCGTCTCTTTGCGAGCTCTACCTGAGAAGCAACACGATCCCCTCGCTCTCACAACTCCATTACTTGCGTTCCATGACACGTCTCCGGGTGTTGTGGCTGGCCGACAACCCGTGCTGCGGGAGCGACTCCAGCGGGTATCGCCTGACCGTCCTGCGTTTCCTGCCCGGGCTGCAGAAGCTGGACAACCAAGGTCAGTACGTCGTTGCAATTTTtgaaagcttttcaggtggaattatttcccattcttgcttgatgtacagcttaagttgttcaacagtccgggggtctccgttgtattttaagcttcataatatGCCACACcttttcaaagggagacaggtctgaactacaggcaggccagtctagtacccgcactcttttactacgaagccacgctgttgtaacacgtgacttggcatcgtcttgctgaaataagcaggggcgtccattataacGTCGCTTGaatggcaacgtatgttgctccaaaacctgtatgtacctttcagcattaatggcgccttcacagatgtgtaagttacccatgccttggacactaatacacccccataccatcacagatgctggcttttcaactttgcgcctgtaacagtacggatggttcttttcctctttggtccggaggacacgacgtccacagtttccaaaaacaatttgaaatgtggacttgtcggaccacagaacacatttccactttgcatcattccatcttagatgagctcgggcccagcgaagccagcagcgtttctgggtgttgttgataaatatatacacacacatacatatatatacatatgtatgtatgtatgtgtgtgtatatatatatatatatatatacatatatatacatatatatatatatatatatatatatacatacatacggtacatacatacatacacacacatatacatatatatatatacatacatacatacacacatatatatatatatatatacacacatacatacatatatatatacacacatacatacatatatatatatatatatatatatacacacacacgtatgtatgtatgtatgtatgtatatatatatatacacacacacacacatgtatgtatatatatatatatatatatatatatacacacacacacacacatacatgtatgtatatatatatatatatatatatatatatatatacatgtatgtatgtatatatatatatatatatatatatatacatatacacacacacacatacatgtatgtatgtatatatatatatatatacacacacacacatacatgtataaatgtatgtatgtgtatatatatatatatacacatacacacacacacacacaaacacacacacacacactcaagtcgGGTGGCACACACGTGCAGAGTGGGCATTTGCCGACGCTAAATTTGCTTGTGCAGAAAAAAAAACCCAATCCTAAACAAATGGCTCACAACTGGGAATCGCTTCCCATCATTCACTTAAAAGAGCCATTAAAAATACTCGATTTGTTCGTGAATGTCACATCTTTAAGTGGTTTGCCAAAGAATCACTCGATTAAAGCGCAGCGTTTTATTCCCcacattcaaacagtgttactgttcaaactgtgcgtaatgTCACCGTGGCcaataatattaaatatacttgttaaataaaaccgctgCCTTGTTTTCAATGTATActcgggcctactacgctacaagtgttttctgaggcggctacttggtgaaaaaagtttgagaaccactgagctacGGTATTGGCCATCATCGAGGTGTCACCTTTCCTTGCTGCATGTGTACAGTCGTGACAGAGGAAGAGATTGCGTTGGCGCGCTTTGTAGGCGAGGAGATCAGCTCGCCGCTGAAGACGACCCAGAACCCAGTCTCTACCAACGGCCTTCCTGATGCAGACAAAGAAAACCACTCTCTCAGCCACAGCGTGGAGGAAACCAAGTAAGCCCTTTGGAGCGTCATGTAATAATACTCTGTATCCAGAACTAACAATGTACCACTCATTTCTTTTTTTTGCTCAGTGATATCAGACAAGAGTCGGGGATGAAGCAGCCCTACAGAGACAAGTTCCCTTCTCTGACTTCTCAGTCAACCAGATCATCTATGAAAAAGGTAActttgtggtcaaaagtgtacatacacttgtaaagaacataatgtcatggctgtcttgagtttacaatcatttctacaactcttattttttgtgatagagtgattggagcacatacttgttggtcacaaaaaaacattcatgaagtttgcttcttttatgaatttattatgggtctactgaaaatgtgacttggtcaaaagtatacgtacagcaatgttaatatttgcttacatgtcccttggcaagtttcactgcaataaggcgcttttggtagccatccacaagcttctgcttgaatttttgaccactcctcttgacaaaattggtgcagttcagctaaatgtgttggttttctgacatggacttgtttcttcagcattgtccacatgtttaagtcaggactttgggaaggccattctaaaaccttcattctagcctgatttagccattcctttaccacttttgacgtgtgtttggggtcattgtcctgttggaacgcccaactgcgcccaagacccaacctccgggctgataaatttaggttgtcctgaagaatttggaggtaatcctcctttttcattgtcccatttactctctgtaaagcaccagttccattggcagcaaaacaggcccagagcataatactaccaccgcccatacttgccaaccctcccgattttcccgggagactcccgaatttcagtgcccctcccgaaaatctcccggggcaaccactctcccgaaattctcccgatttccacccggacaacaaaatcgggggcgtgccttaaacgtCCTCTTCAACCCGTCGCCACGTCCGCTTTACCACCATATAAACAGTGCGCTGGCCTAGTCAACTAATATATGTCGCTTTAATACACAattaagtgaatgcaattcatatttggtcaacagccatacaggtcacactgagggtggacatataaacaactttaacactgttacaaatatgcgccacactgtgaactcacatcaaacaagaatgacaaacacatttcgggagaacatccgcaacataaccacaacagaacaaatacccagaatcccttgcagcactaactcttccgggacgctacaatatacacccccgctaccactaaACCCCGCCAacccatctcctgaattcggaggtctcaaggttggcaagtatgccaccaccatgcttgacggtaggcatggtgttcctgggattaaaggcctcacttgttctcctccaaacatattgctgggtattgtggccaaatagctacatttttgtttcatctgaccacagaactttcctccagaaggtcttatctttgtccatgtgatgtcagatgaaacaaaaatggagctgtttggccacaatacctccaaattcttcaggacaagctaaaatcatcagtccggaggttgggtcttgggcgcagttgggtgttccaacaggacaatgaccccaaacacatgtcaaaagtggtaaaggaatggctaaatcaggatagaatgaaggttt from Entelurus aequoreus isolate RoL-2023_Sb linkage group LG14, RoL_Eaeq_v1.1, whole genome shotgun sequence carries:
- the rpl37a gene encoding large ribosomal subunit protein eL43, which produces MAKRTKKVGIVGKYGTRYGASLRKMVKKIEISQHAKYTCSFCGKTKMKRRAVGIWHCGSCMKTVAGGAWTYNTTSAVTVKSAIRRLKELKDQ
- the cfap410 gene encoding cilia and flagella associated protein 410; the encoded protein is MCCIFNQFHMQVTAPAMKLTCKQVLTEAKAPDLESVRKLNCWGCKLTDISILSQMPNIEVLTLSVNSISSLSPLAGCSSLCELYLRSNTIPSLSQLHYLRSMTRLRVLWLADNPCCGSDSSGYRLTVLRFLPGLQKLDNQVVTEEEIALARFVGEEISSPLKTTQNPVSTNGLPDADKENHSLSHSVEETNDIRQESGMKQPYRDKFPSLTSQSTRSSMKKTHTLDAVLLLLRDLDPDELRVVHTETQNRLRTCTLDSLDTLRDSPPQKAADVLQ